In Brachypodium distachyon strain Bd21 chromosome 2, Brachypodium_distachyon_v3.0, whole genome shotgun sequence, one genomic interval encodes:
- the LOC100833157 gene encoding two-component response regulator-like APRR5 isoform X2: MFRHSATTPSSYGGDAFMQSFSSAAALATVPTQIPRPGAVGYLDGGNVGGAFPPFAAASSPPSSTYSSSLPSSYYNNIHRSISSHSLPLHLHQLGDALNGGGAFFSSSSPSPHQLSSLAPMSSSPSSSCHSDLFDFASSCSVRRVFSTGDLQGMNGSSPAPSGDSCGGQDVGGGPFSQKVGRYSAEERKERVERYRVKRHQRNFTKKITYACRKSLADSRPRVKGRFARNGETEAENDDHRPETSDNSYDYCGGYSNNHSCKVDSAATAAAAAFVGDNGEWWWPAPGAAVAEEEEAAERQVGFDVDEELWATLGDMLSVNLAS; encoded by the exons ATGTTCCGTCATTCTGCCACCACCCCTTCTTCCTACGGAGGCGACGCCTTCATGCAGAGCTtctcctccgcggcggccCTGGCCACAGTCCCGACCCAGATCCCGCGCCCCGGCGCCGTGGGTTACCTCGACGGCGGCAATGTTGGCGGCGCGTTCCCTCCCTTTGCCGCGGCATCATCGCCGCCATCGTCGACATACTCCTCCTCACTGCCGTCGTCGTACTACAACAACATCCACAGGAGCATCAGCTCGCACTCCCTCCCGCTCCACCTCCATCAGCTCGGCGACGCCTTAAACGGTGGCGGCGCATTCTTCTCGTCTTCGTCCCCGTCGCCGCACCAGCTGTCATCCCTGGCGCCTatgtcctcctctccctcctcctcctgccacAGCGACCTCTTCGACTTCGCCTCGTCCTGCTCCGTCCGACGCGTCTTCAGCACCGGTGATCTCCAG GGGATGAACGGAtcatcgccggcgccgtcggggGACAGCTGCGGCGGCCAAGACGTCGGAGGCGGGCCGTTCTCGCAGAAGGTCGGGCGATACAGCGCCGAGGAGCGGAAGGAGCGGGTCGAGAGGTACCGCGTCAAGCGCCACCAGAGAAACTTCACCAAAAAGATCACC TACGCGTGCAGGAAGTCACTGGCCGACAGCAGGCCGAGGGTGAAGGGCCGGTTCGCGAGGAACGGCGAGACGGAGGCGGAGAACGACGACCACCGGCCGGAGACCTCTGACAACAGCTACGACTACTGCGGTGGTTACAGCAACAACCACAGCTGCAAGGTCGACAGCGCggccacggcagcagcagcagcattcGTCGGCGACAATGGCGagtggtggtggccggcgcccggcgcggcggtggccgaggaggaggaggcggcggagcggcaGGTCGGCTTCGACGTCGACGAGGAGCTGTGGGCCACCCTCGGCGACATGCTGTCCGTGAACCTGGCCTCGTAG
- the LOC106866089 gene encoding uncharacterized protein LOC106866089 encodes MVMPYRMYPSRRVHAPAPENFFPGGNMRDMDVVRTRDGVRLRDTLFRTVEEVHIFHDSWRIQAKVVYKAQIRLIRVGIPYLRTILVDEEGTKIEAVVYDDQADRFNTALRTGSAYVFSNVGFMDTEAAFEVEFNLRADLYCSIGRRTVLDAAANIIIPDLPPRCSTNFTLFIGSVTEHSQMS; translated from the exons atggtgATGCCATACCGTATGTATCCATCAAGGCGCGTCCATGCACCGGCACCGGAGAACTTCTTTCCGGGAGGCAACATGAG GGACATGGATGTTGTGAGGACGAGAGATGGGGTGAGACTGAGAGATACACTCTTCCGTACCGTGGAAGAGGTACATATATTCCATGATAGCTGGAGGATTCAGGCGAAGGTCGTCTACAAGGCGCAGATCAGGCTGATTCGCGTTGGCATCCCGTATCTCCGAACAATATTGGTGGACGAGGAG GGTACCAAAATTGAGGCTGTTGTGTACGACGACCAAGCGGATCGGTTCAACACCGCTCTCCGCACCGGCTCGGCCTACGTGTTCAGCAATGTGGGCTTCATGGACACAGAAGCGGCATTTGAGGTCGAGTTTAACTTACGTGCTGATCTCTACTGCAGCATTGGACGAAGAACGGTGCTTGACGCAGCAGCAAATATAATAATACCTGATCTGCCGCCGCGGTGTTCAACGAATTTCACGCTGTTTATAGGCAGCGTGACAGAACACTCGCAG ATGTCATAG
- the LOC104583348 gene encoding uncharacterized protein LOC104583348: protein MGKEITSFPLPSIDETYDDTEGEAREIIEESNIQVDVADTSLASSLNAEQRSAYDEILAAVDSGAGGVFFVDGPGCTRKTFLYRALLAKLRGERKIVVATATAGIASSIMPGGRTAHSRFKIPLTIDDGASCSFTKQSGTAKLLLKASLIIWDEATMTKRQAIEALDNSMRDIMGQRDRPFGGKNVGSAVTSGRCFRL from the coding sequence ATGGGCAAAGAAATAACGTCCTTCCCTCTTCCGAGTATCGACGAAACATACGACGACACCGAGGGCGAGGCTAGGGAGATAATCGAGGAGTCCAATATCCAGGTCGACGTGGCAGACACTTCTCTAGCATCCTCCCTTAACGCGGAGCAGAGGTCCGCCTACGATGAGATACTGGCAGCTGTTGACAGCGGTGCTGGAGGAGTGTTTTTTGTTGATGGGCCAGGATGCACCAGGAAGACTTTCTTGTATAGGGCCTTGCTTGCTAAGCTCCGAGGTGAGAGAAAGATAGTAGTGGCTACAGCAACTGCGGGTATCGCATCTTCCATCATGCCGGGAGGGAGGACCGCGCACTCGAGGTTCAAGATACCCCTGACCATTGATGACGGCGCATCATGCAGCTTCACAAAACAGAGTGGCACGGCCAAGCTGCTATTGAAGGCTTCTCTTATCATATGGGACGAGGCCACAATGACCAAGCGGCAGGCGATCGAGGCATTAGACAACAGCATGCGCGACATCATGGGCCAACGAGACCGGCCGTTCGGGGGGAAGAATGTCGGTTCGGCGGTGACTTCAGGCAGGTGCTTTCGGTTGTGA
- the LOC100846197 gene encoding uncharacterized protein LOC100846197 — protein sequence MPCPDQSASGQVTDAPASLASQPGPSSPTFTIGIDGDKEAFLKRLMEAEEGTPFCRVTCDKDACQDAASDELMDDEYYIFSAECCNDEYMDINAPTGDAPVSDVIDPFDFVYSNVPERTHSLKQVDDCRHCKAKNFEHETGGFYCRGGKIQLADAVPDEDPEFMRLWSSADADSRHFRDSIRYFNSHFSFTTLGVSLDNNYTNMRSGVYTFRAHGTIYHNVHSFGPGSKSEHLQLYFFDDDPSLSHRAEATNILDQDVVKKVANIMRGNPYSETFRSLGACEGSLAEYRIDLNTDKKLDQRTYNTPIASEVAAIWVEGTDLARRFQHNITLYGDNNERYGIHATQGCYDPLSYPLFFPKGELGWHPNIPKRGVNWELAQRSRVSTNDDPDAGHHLCVSVRDYYCYRLQTRPAIFNPILHGARLFQQYAVDMYIKIEGTRLKWFRDNQPLIRADLYKGVVDSIAAGETRASQIGKRIVLPWSFQGGDRCMKRRHMDAMALVQKYGKPDIFLTMTCNPNWDEIVKELLPGQTPQDRWDLVVRVFRAKLEVLKEMLLKKHILGVVKACVHVVEFQKRGHPHAHFLLIMDSRYKLVMPEQYDRLISAELPDKHKYPELYAMVVKHMMHGPCGVLKLKNVCMQDGLCKNKYPRPFNSTTMQGKDSFPVYR from the exons ATGCCATGCCCAGATCAATCTGCCTCCGGCCAGGTGACGGACGCTCCGGCTTCGCTTGCCTCCCAGCCGGGGCCTTCATCACCAACGTTCACCATCGGAATTGACG GTGACAAGGAAGCCTTCCTCAAGCGTCTCATGGAGGCCGAGGAAGGAACACCCTTTTGCCGTGTAACATGTGACAAGGACGCCTGCCAGGATGCCGCTTCCGATGAGTTGATGGATGATGAGTACTATATTTTTTCTGCTGAAT GTTGTAATGACGAATACATGGACATCAACGCGCCAACGGGGGACGCTCCTGTTAGCGATGTCATCGACCCATTCGATTTCGTCTACTCCAACGTCCCCGAAAGAACCCATAGCCTGAAGCAAGTTGACGACTGCAGGCACTGTAAAGCCAAGAATTTTGAGCACGAGACCGGCGGTTTCTACTGTCGGGGAGGAAAGATACAGCTCGCCGACGCGGTGCCAGATGAGGACCCAGAGTTTATGAGGCTCTGGTCTAGCGCTGATGCAGACTCGCGCCATTTTCGGGACAGCATTCGGTACTTCAACAGTCACTTCTCCTTCACGACCCTAGGCGTCAGTCTTGACAACAACTATACAAACATGAGATCTGGGGTATACACGTTTCGGGCTCACGGAACAATTTACCACAATGTGCATTCTTTTGGGCCTGGGTCGAAGTCAgaacatctacaactctacTTCTTTGACGACGACCCAAGTCTAAGCCATCGCGCAGAAGCTACCAACATACTGGACCAAGATGTGGTCAAGAAGGTAGCCAATATCATGAGAGGAAACCCCTACTCCGAGACGTTTAGGAGTCTAGGGGCTTGTGAGGGCAGCCTCGCGGAGTACCGTATCGACCTAAACACCGACAAGAAGTTGGATCAACGGACATACAACACACCGATTGCTTCAGAGGTGGCTGCTATCTGGGTAGAGGGCACCGACTTGGCAAGGAGGTTTCAACACAACATAACTCTGTATGGGGACAACAACGAGAGGTATGGCATACATGCCACGCAAGGCTGCTATGACCCGCTCTCGTACCCGCTATTCTTCCCAAAGGGGGAGCTCGGGTGGCATCCCAACATACCCAAACGAGGCGTAAATTGGGAGCTTGCCCAACGGTCAAGGGTGTCTACCAACGACGATCCAG ATGCAGGTCACCATCTATGTGTATCTGTTAGGGACTACTACTGTTACAGGTTACAGACGCGACCTGCGATATTCAACCCGATACTGCACGGAGCACGGCTGTTCCAGCAGTACGCAGTCGACATGTATATAAAGATCGAGGGCACCAGGTTGAAATGGTTTCGGGACAACCAGCCACTGATTCGAGCTGACCTGTACAAAGGAGTGGTTGATAGCATCGCAGCCGGGGAGACTCGAGCGAGCCAGATCGGCAAAAGAATTGTGCTCCCATGGTCATTCCAAGGGGGTGACAGATGTATGAAGCGAAGGCACATGGATGCAATGGCGTTGGTGCAAAAGTACGGCAAGCCGGACATCTTCCTGACAATGACCTGCAACCCCAATTGGGACGAGATTGTCAAAGAGTTGTTGCCTGGCCAGACTCCTCAGGACCGATGGGATCTTGTCGTTCGTGTATTTAGAGCCAAGCTTGAAGTCTTAAAGGAGATGCTTCTGAAGAAACACATCCTTGGAGTTGTCAAAGCGTGCGTTCATGTTGTCGAGTTCCAAAAGAGAGGCCACCCACATGCCCACTTCCTGCTAATCATGGATTCCAGATATAAGCTCGTGATGCCTGAGCAATATGACCGCCTAATCTCAGCCGAGCTCCCAGACAAGCACAAGTACCCAGAGCTTTACGCCATGGTTGTCAAGCACATGATGCATGGCCCGTGTGGTGTTCTCAAACTCAAGAACGTGTGCATGCAGGACGGGTTGTGTAAAAACAAATACCCAAGGCCATTCAACAGTACTACCATGCAGGGGAAAGACTCCTTTCCAGTGTATCGTTGA
- the LOC104581290 gene encoding ATP-dependent DNA helicase PIF6-like has protein sequence MWQLKLMTNMRAQADPWFAAFLLRVSNGTEEANEEGNIKLPEDVCVPSTDKESDIERLIDHVFPALNTSMADPNYITSRAILSTKNDCVDKINMQMIERFNGEEMVYHSFDSAEDDPHGYYPSEFLNLLTPNGLPPHVLKLKINCPIILLRNIDPVNGLCNGRRLIVRGFQRNAIDAEIVVGQQHGKRVFLPRIPLCPSDDDMFPFLFKRKQFPVRLSFAMTINKAQGQTIPIVGVYLPNPVFSHGQLYVALSRATARGNIKILAVQDDENMNKSYKRKPKKQEMSMVSTTKNIVYKEVLTA, from the coding sequence ATGTGGCAGCTCAAGCTCATGACAAACATGAGGGCTCAAGCCGACCCGTGGTTCGCCGCCTTCTTATTGCGTGTCAGTAATGGCACCGAGGAGGCCAATGAAGAAGGTAACATAAAGCTCCCTGAAGACGTCTGTGTGCCGTCCACTGACAAGGAGAGTGACATAGAGAGGCTGATCGACCATGTGTTCCCGGCTTTAAACACCAGCATGGCCGACCCGAACTATATTACTTCCAGAGCTATCCTCTCCACGAAGAACGACTGCGTCGACAAAATTAACATGCAGATGATAGAGCGTTTCAATGGAGAGGAGATGGTGTACCATAGTTTTGACAGCGCGGAGGATGATCCGCATGGTTACTACCCTTCCGAGTTTTTGAACTTGCTTACCCCGAACGGGCTGCCTCCGCATGTTCTTAAATTGAAGATCAACTGCCCCATCATACTGCTGAGGAATATTGACCCGGTTAACGGATTGTGCAATGGCAGGCGGCTCATAGTCCGGGGATTCCAGAGAAATGCAATTGATGCCGAGATCGTGGTAGGGCAGCAACACGGGAAAAGGGTGTTCCTTCCTCGTATTCCGCTTTGCCCCTCCGACGATGACATGTTTCCATTCCTTTTCAAGAGGAAGCAGTTTCCAGTCAGACTGAGCTTCGCAATGACCATCAACAAGGCACAAGGGCAGACCATACCAATTGTCGGCGTGTACCTACCGAACCCGGTGTTCTCCCACGGCCAGTTGTATGTGGCCTTGTCCAGAGCGACAGCAAGAGGGAACATAAAGATCCTCGCCGTGCAGGACGATGAGAATATGAACAAGTCATACAAAAGGAAGCCAAAGAAACAAGAGATGTCCATGGTGTCCACCACTAAAAACATCGTGTACAAGGAAGTACTCACTGCATGA
- the LOC100833157 gene encoding two-component response regulator-like APRR5 isoform X1: MFRHSATTPSSYGGDAFMQSFSSAAALATVPTQIPRPGAVGYLDGGNVGGAFPPFAAASSPPSSTYSSSLPSSYYNNIHRSISSHSLPLHLHQLGDALNGGGAFFSSSSPSPHQLSSLAPMSSSPSSSCHSDLFDFASSCSVRRVFSTGDLQQGMNGSSPAPSGDSCGGQDVGGGPFSQKVGRYSAEERKERVERYRVKRHQRNFTKKITYACRKSLADSRPRVKGRFARNGETEAENDDHRPETSDNSYDYCGGYSNNHSCKVDSAATAAAAAFVGDNGEWWWPAPGAAVAEEEEAAERQVGFDVDEELWATLGDMLSVNLAS, translated from the exons ATGTTCCGTCATTCTGCCACCACCCCTTCTTCCTACGGAGGCGACGCCTTCATGCAGAGCTtctcctccgcggcggccCTGGCCACAGTCCCGACCCAGATCCCGCGCCCCGGCGCCGTGGGTTACCTCGACGGCGGCAATGTTGGCGGCGCGTTCCCTCCCTTTGCCGCGGCATCATCGCCGCCATCGTCGACATACTCCTCCTCACTGCCGTCGTCGTACTACAACAACATCCACAGGAGCATCAGCTCGCACTCCCTCCCGCTCCACCTCCATCAGCTCGGCGACGCCTTAAACGGTGGCGGCGCATTCTTCTCGTCTTCGTCCCCGTCGCCGCACCAGCTGTCATCCCTGGCGCCTatgtcctcctctccctcctcctcctgccacAGCGACCTCTTCGACTTCGCCTCGTCCTGCTCCGTCCGACGCGTCTTCAGCACCGGTGATCTCCAG CAGGGGATGAACGGAtcatcgccggcgccgtcggggGACAGCTGCGGCGGCCAAGACGTCGGAGGCGGGCCGTTCTCGCAGAAGGTCGGGCGATACAGCGCCGAGGAGCGGAAGGAGCGGGTCGAGAGGTACCGCGTCAAGCGCCACCAGAGAAACTTCACCAAAAAGATCACC TACGCGTGCAGGAAGTCACTGGCCGACAGCAGGCCGAGGGTGAAGGGCCGGTTCGCGAGGAACGGCGAGACGGAGGCGGAGAACGACGACCACCGGCCGGAGACCTCTGACAACAGCTACGACTACTGCGGTGGTTACAGCAACAACCACAGCTGCAAGGTCGACAGCGCggccacggcagcagcagcagcattcGTCGGCGACAATGGCGagtggtggtggccggcgcccggcgcggcggtggccgaggaggaggaggcggcggagcggcaGGTCGGCTTCGACGTCGACGAGGAGCTGTGGGCCACCCTCGGCGACATGCTGTCCGTGAACCTGGCCTCGTAG
- the LOC112271014 gene encoding uncharacterized protein LOC112271014 isoform X1, producing the protein MAEEYYGEQDQAETDDYSKGLTSRRKHLAARGEQRLLAVVDEPRAGTIYSKLFATPPTSKARDGYEGEGLKAMIKLCQGEMLPSAKRLLVDMVWMMDTVEMPSWLLTRGPGYFK; encoded by the exons ATGGCAGAGGAATACTATGGAGAACAGGATCAGGCGGAGACAGATGATTATAGCAAGGGTTTAACGAGCCGGAGGAAGCATCTagcggcgcgcggcgagcaACGCCTACTCGCGGTGGTGGACGAACCACGCGCGGGCACCATTTATTCCAAATTGTTCGCAACCCCACCAACATCCAAGGCAAG AGATGGATACGAGGGTGAAGGTCTGAAGGCCATGATCAAACTATGCCAAGGTGAGATGTTACCAAGCGCCAAGCGGTTGCTTGTAGATATG GTTTGGATGATGGATACAGTTGAAATGCCGAGCTGGTTGCTGACACGAGGCCCGGGATACTTTAAATGA
- the LOC112271014 gene encoding uncharacterized protein LOC112271014 isoform X2, translated as MAEEYYGEQDQAETDDYSKGLTSRRKHLAARGEQRLLAVVDEPRAGTIYSKLFATPPTSKARDGYEGEGLKAMIKLCQGLDDGYS; from the exons ATGGCAGAGGAATACTATGGAGAACAGGATCAGGCGGAGACAGATGATTATAGCAAGGGTTTAACGAGCCGGAGGAAGCATCTagcggcgcgcggcgagcaACGCCTACTCGCGGTGGTGGACGAACCACGCGCGGGCACCATTTATTCCAAATTGTTCGCAACCCCACCAACATCCAAGGCAAG AGATGGATACGAGGGTGAAGGTCTGAAGGCCATGATCAAACTATGCCAAG GTTTGGATGATGGATACAGTTGA